In Gemmatimonadales bacterium, a single window of DNA contains:
- the tadA gene encoding tRNA adenosine(34) deaminase TadA, translating to MRRGGASPADVAFMEAALRLARAAAVREEVPVGALVVREGKVIGQAHNEMVHRKDPTAHAELLAIQAAIAAVGEDRLVDATLFVTLEPCAQCAGAIVLAKVGTVVFGAWDNRAGMAGSVHDILRHPRLNHRPEVVGGVLEQECGELLKEFFRAKR from the coding sequence GTGCGTAGGGGTGGGGCCTCGCCGGCCGATGTCGCCTTCATGGAGGCGGCCCTGCGCCTTGCCCGGGCGGCTGCCGTCCGTGAGGAGGTGCCGGTCGGGGCGCTGGTGGTGCGGGAGGGGAAGGTCATCGGCCAGGCGCACAACGAGATGGTGCACCGGAAGGACCCCACCGCGCACGCGGAGCTCCTGGCCATCCAGGCTGCCATTGCCGCGGTGGGGGAGGATCGCTTGGTCGATGCGACGCTCTTCGTGACTCTGGAACCGTGCGCGCAATGCGCCGGCGCCATCGTCCTCGCGAAGGTCGGTACCGTCGTCTTCGGCGCCTGGGACAACCGTGCCGGGATGGCGGGCTCGGTGCATGACATCCTGCGGCACCCACGCCTGAACCATCGTCCCGAGGTTGTGGGAGGTGTGCTGGAGCAGGAATGTGGGGAGCTGCTGAAGGAGTTCTTCCGTGCCAAACGGTAG
- a CDS encoding sterol desaturase family protein yields MPAKFVSNKDETIPLFENPMLERLTHIHPATPAVLFLPIAGWFLWQGLQLGTWPMVLGLVLVGLFIWTLTEYSLHRWVFHYQPKSGIGQKLHFLMHGIHHDYPQDHTRLVMPPPVSLPLAALFGFAFRGIFGVQFPAIFAGFLVGYVIYDTTHYATHHWKMKGPIGKYLREYHLRHHYRDDDLGYGVSSPMWDYVFGTVARRTRTDRQAA; encoded by the coding sequence ATGCCTGCCAAATTCGTGTCGAACAAGGATGAGACGATTCCCCTGTTCGAGAATCCGATGCTTGAGCGTCTCACACACATTCACCCGGCGACCCCGGCCGTGCTGTTCCTCCCGATTGCGGGATGGTTCCTCTGGCAGGGTCTGCAGCTGGGCACGTGGCCCATGGTACTGGGCCTGGTCCTCGTTGGGCTGTTCATCTGGACGTTGACCGAGTACTCGCTGCATCGCTGGGTCTTTCACTACCAGCCCAAGAGCGGTATCGGCCAGAAGCTGCACTTCCTGATGCACGGGATTCACCACGACTACCCGCAGGATCACACCCGGCTCGTGATGCCGCCCCCGGTCAGCCTGCCGCTGGCGGCCCTCTTCGGGTTTGCGTTCCGCGGCATCTTCGGCGTGCAGTTCCCGGCCATCTTTGCCGGCTTCCTCGTCGGGTACGTCATCTACGACACCACGCACTACGCGACGCACCACTGGAAGATGAAGGGGCCGATCGGCAAGTATCTTCGGGAGTACCACCTCCGTCACCACTACCGCGACGACGACCTCGGCTACGGCGTCAGTTCCCCGATGTGGGACTACGTGTTCGGCACCGTGGCACGGCGGACCCGCACCGACCGCCAGGCCGCGTAA
- a CDS encoding endonuclease/exonuclease/phosphatase family protein, with protein sequence MNSVPLAGGCERAIFYGPAPVPAGGVQWITPAEEGDRDDLARWCRTVGPALVAAQSARVESAPVRQFAVVSWNQNVGRGDLRRLVADLQAGALTGGEPVQEFVILLQEAYRAGDEIPVRPPASAPVPAGIRDPDPDGAHREDILTLARSLGLGFFYAPSMRNGREEVGEPREDRGNAILSTMPMEGFRVVTLPHERQRRAAVLATLLVPGHGESEAPIALASLHLDVWPAILPSLLDPSRRNRQAGGFLAAGPAAGSPVILGADLNAISPGDPQVMLFRARWPEWEESAPCHTRGPFCTDYLFTGDMQGWAVSPYRATPESYGSDHLPLVTVLTRVDEVAERR encoded by the coding sequence ATGAACTCGGTGCCGCTCGCGGGCGGCTGTGAACGCGCGATCTTCTACGGGCCCGCTCCGGTGCCGGCGGGGGGTGTGCAGTGGATCACCCCTGCCGAGGAGGGCGACCGCGACGACCTCGCACGGTGGTGCCGGACCGTCGGTCCGGCGCTGGTCGCCGCGCAGTCGGCCCGAGTCGAGTCGGCGCCGGTGCGGCAGTTTGCCGTCGTCTCGTGGAACCAGAATGTCGGGCGGGGTGACCTTCGACGGCTGGTGGCCGACCTGCAGGCGGGCGCACTGACCGGGGGCGAGCCCGTTCAGGAGTTCGTGATCCTCCTCCAGGAAGCCTATCGGGCCGGAGACGAAATCCCTGTCCGTCCTCCCGCCTCCGCACCGGTGCCGGCGGGTATTCGGGATCCCGATCCCGATGGTGCCCACCGCGAAGACATCCTGACCCTCGCCCGGTCGCTCGGCCTGGGGTTCTTCTACGCCCCCTCGATGCGGAACGGCCGGGAGGAGGTCGGGGAACCACGAGAAGATCGCGGCAACGCCATCCTCTCCACCATGCCGATGGAGGGATTTCGCGTGGTCACCCTCCCGCACGAACGGCAACGGCGTGCCGCCGTACTGGCCACGCTCCTCGTCCCGGGCCACGGGGAGTCGGAAGCACCGATCGCGCTCGCCAGTCTCCACCTGGACGTCTGGCCGGCGATTCTGCCGTCGCTCCTCGATCCCTCCCGGCGGAACCGGCAGGCAGGGGGTTTCCTGGCCGCCGGACCGGCGGCGGGCAGTCCCGTCATCCTCGGTGCCGATCTCAACGCGATTTCACCGGGCGATCCACAGGTAATGCTCTTCCGCGCGCGATGGCCAGAATGGGAGGAATCCGCCCCGTGCCACACGCGGGGTCCGTTCTGCACCGATTACCTCTTCACCGGTGACATGCAAGGGTGGGCGGTGTCGCCATATCGTGCGACCCCTGAGAGTTACGGCTCCGACCACCTGCCGCTGGTGACGGTGTTGACGAGAGTGGATGAGGTCGCTGAACGGCGTTGA